A DNA window from Anastrepha obliqua isolate idAnaObli1 chromosome 5, idAnaObli1_1.0, whole genome shotgun sequence contains the following coding sequences:
- the LOC129247547 gene encoding hairy/enhancer-of-split related with YRPW motif-like protein isoform X2 — protein MTAKRDKDYAKSKTSTGTGFSASASTGAVKSIGLVTSSQNVTSSQDITKRTNKPLMEKRRRARINQSLAILKALILESTKNQSKTTDGQTKHTKLEKADILELTVRHFQRHRNLDDTTINKYRAGYTDCAREVARYLATPEPPPLGNIPSLSEPGSKARLLRHLDQCIAEIDIEICPHSTATYADSPSSSCYDINSATKKAQADDNSLDYSSQDSNPLDFSKAASNVLASKATFVSPAGTPIAHSTNSPCSERLSSQDENNNPDGPQSSAGSSRSEGNMRPLIAGTDLPNVIDINAVQSFEDRSKLCSNVLDTYKHLKVNDPTGILVLPPHYVQLAAALGLNTHPVMESVTTRTDFERLIEMNHVPPLPAQIANKLSTYGALPGALEAAHVAAAYAATTLQAKENGMTTASTASSMAGTMNVERPASVLSNATSVASTSVSSMTSTDSLKTSQQQHQSSRLEAGSASTVEAAQLNMVNNPLSVNLAAVAAAQHQLHLLRPNEALARQEQQPQDENMWRP, from the exons ATGACAGCAAAACGCGACAAGGATTATGCTAAAAGTAAAACATCAACTG GAACGGGATTTTCTGCGTCAGCATCAACAGGAGCAGTAAAATCTATAGGTCTAGTCACATCTTCACAAAATGTAACCTCATCTCAGGATATCACGAAACGAACAAACAAGCCACTTATGGAAAAGCGACGACGTGCCCGTATCAATCAAAGTTTGGCCATACTAAAGGCCCTCATATTGGAGTCGACGAAGAATCAATCGAAAACAACCGATGGCCAAACTAAACacacaaaattggaaaaagctGATATACTGGAATTAACTGTACGTCACTTCCAGCGGCATCGAAATCTCGATGATACAA CCATTAATAAATATAGAGCTGGGTACACGGACTGCGCTAGAGAGGTGGCTCGCTACCTGGCCACACCTGAACCTCCACCACTTGGAAATATTCCTTCTTTGTCTGAACCAGGGTCCAAAGCACGTCTTCTGAGACATTTGGATCAATGTATAGCTGAAATAGACATTGAGATATGCCCTCACTCGACTGCAACCTATGCCGACAGTCCATCCAGTAGTTGCTATGACATCAACTCAGCGACAAAAAAGGC tCAAGCGGATGACAATTCATTAGATTACAGCAGCCAAGACTCGAATCCATTAGATTTCAGTAAAGCCGCCTCGAATGTTTTAGCATCAAAAGCAACTTTTGTTAGTCCTGCTGGCACACCAATTGCACATTCTACAAATTCTCCCTGCTCTGAACGTCTAAGTTCACAA GATGAGAACAACAATCCCGATGGACCTCAATCTAGCGCAGGGTCGAGCAGAAGTGAAGGAAACATGCGGCCATTGATTGCCGGTACCGACTTACCGAATGTAATAGATATTAATGCTGTACAGAGCTTTGAAGATCGCAGTAAA CTCTGCTCAAATGTATTGGATACATACAAACATCTAAAAGTAAATGATCCAACTGGGATCCTTGTGCTTCCCCCACACTACGTTCAATTGGCAGCTGCGTTGGGTTTAAATACACATCCCGTAATGGAATCCGTTACTACACGCACGGACTTTGAGCGCCTTATAGAAATGAATCATGTGCCCCCATTGCCAGCTCAAATTGCCAATAAACTCAGTACGTATGGAGCTCTACCTGGAGCTTTGGAGGCCGCACATGTAGCTGCTGCTTACGCAGCGACAACTTTACAAGCGAAAGAAAATGGTATGACCACAGCAAGTACAGCATCCTCAATGGCTGGAACTATGAATGTGGAGCGTCCTGCCTCTGTGCTCTCTAATGCAACTTCTGTTGCATCCACTTCTGTGAGTTCTATGACCTCTACCGATTCACTGAAAACCAGTCAACAGCAACATCAGTCATCACGCTTGGAAGCTGGATCAGCATCGACAGTAGAAGCAGCACAATTAAACATGGTTAACAATCCACTATCGGTGAACCTCGCCGCAGTAGCAGCAGCGCAGCACCAGCTGCATCTATTACGACCCAATGAGGCTCTAGCACGGCAAGAACAACAGCCGCAAGATGAAAATATGTGGAGACCATG A
- the LOC129247547 gene encoding hairy/enhancer-of-split related with YRPW motif-like protein isoform X1 — MTAKRDKDYAKSKTSTGTGFSASASTGAVKSIGLVTSSQNVTSSQDITKRTNKPLMEKRRRARINQSLAILKALILESTKNQSKTTDGQTKHTKLEKADILELTVRHFQRHRNLDDTTINKYRAGYTDCAREVARYLATPEPPPLGNIPSLSEPGSKARLLRHLDQCIAEIDIEICPHSTATYADSPSSSCYDINSATKKAQADDNSLDYSSQDSNPLDFSKAASNVLASKATFVSPAGTPIAHSTNSPCSERLSSQDENNNPDGPQSSAGSSRSEGNMRPLIAGTDLPNVIDINAVQSFEDRSKLCSNVLDTYKHLKVNDPTGILVLPPHYVQLAAALGLNTHPVMESVTTRTDFERLIEMNHVPPLPAQIANKLSTYGALPGALEAAHVAAAYAATTLQAKENGMTTASTASSMAGTMNVERPASVLSNATSVASTSVSSMTSTDSLKTSQQQHQSSRLEAGSASTVEAAQLNMVNNPLSVNLAAVAAAQHQLHLLRPNEALARQEQQPQDENMWRPW, encoded by the exons ATGACAGCAAAACGCGACAAGGATTATGCTAAAAGTAAAACATCAACTG GAACGGGATTTTCTGCGTCAGCATCAACAGGAGCAGTAAAATCTATAGGTCTAGTCACATCTTCACAAAATGTAACCTCATCTCAGGATATCACGAAACGAACAAACAAGCCACTTATGGAAAAGCGACGACGTGCCCGTATCAATCAAAGTTTGGCCATACTAAAGGCCCTCATATTGGAGTCGACGAAGAATCAATCGAAAACAACCGATGGCCAAACTAAACacacaaaattggaaaaagctGATATACTGGAATTAACTGTACGTCACTTCCAGCGGCATCGAAATCTCGATGATACAA CCATTAATAAATATAGAGCTGGGTACACGGACTGCGCTAGAGAGGTGGCTCGCTACCTGGCCACACCTGAACCTCCACCACTTGGAAATATTCCTTCTTTGTCTGAACCAGGGTCCAAAGCACGTCTTCTGAGACATTTGGATCAATGTATAGCTGAAATAGACATTGAGATATGCCCTCACTCGACTGCAACCTATGCCGACAGTCCATCCAGTAGTTGCTATGACATCAACTCAGCGACAAAAAAGGC tCAAGCGGATGACAATTCATTAGATTACAGCAGCCAAGACTCGAATCCATTAGATTTCAGTAAAGCCGCCTCGAATGTTTTAGCATCAAAAGCAACTTTTGTTAGTCCTGCTGGCACACCAATTGCACATTCTACAAATTCTCCCTGCTCTGAACGTCTAAGTTCACAA GATGAGAACAACAATCCCGATGGACCTCAATCTAGCGCAGGGTCGAGCAGAAGTGAAGGAAACATGCGGCCATTGATTGCCGGTACCGACTTACCGAATGTAATAGATATTAATGCTGTACAGAGCTTTGAAGATCGCAGTAAA CTCTGCTCAAATGTATTGGATACATACAAACATCTAAAAGTAAATGATCCAACTGGGATCCTTGTGCTTCCCCCACACTACGTTCAATTGGCAGCTGCGTTGGGTTTAAATACACATCCCGTAATGGAATCCGTTACTACACGCACGGACTTTGAGCGCCTTATAGAAATGAATCATGTGCCCCCATTGCCAGCTCAAATTGCCAATAAACTCAGTACGTATGGAGCTCTACCTGGAGCTTTGGAGGCCGCACATGTAGCTGCTGCTTACGCAGCGACAACTTTACAAGCGAAAGAAAATGGTATGACCACAGCAAGTACAGCATCCTCAATGGCTGGAACTATGAATGTGGAGCGTCCTGCCTCTGTGCTCTCTAATGCAACTTCTGTTGCATCCACTTCTGTGAGTTCTATGACCTCTACCGATTCACTGAAAACCAGTCAACAGCAACATCAGTCATCACGCTTGGAAGCTGGATCAGCATCGACAGTAGAAGCAGCACAATTAAACATGGTTAACAATCCACTATCGGTGAACCTCGCCGCAGTAGCAGCAGCGCAGCACCAGCTGCATCTATTACGACCCAATGAGGCTCTAGCACGGCAAGAACAACAGCCGCAAGATGAAAATATGTGGAGACCATGGTGA